In the Kitasatospora terrestris genome, one interval contains:
- a CDS encoding phosphatidylglycerol lysyltransferase domain-containing protein, protein MQTLRTQAAAVPRAWLPTAVGYACLLIGLIDIGCAVFPKLRFTKMHTWAGHLPGGVTTLAAAGTLMVGMLLVLLAHALRRRKARAWRAVCVLLPVGALLHLVRWHQFGQAAISLGLLAVMLVHRREFYAKADPRTRWRAVANFLVLAAVSVVLGMVIVSVRWKSEVGDPSFFTRLEHVGYGLFGFEGPIDYTSDRVSDLVAYTLGALGLVTAFTTAYLALRPEKPEPELTPEDEVRVRDLLARHGERDSLGYFALRRDKSVLFSPSGKAAISYRVVSGVMLASGDPVGDVEAWPGAIKVFMATAREHAWVPAVMGCSEVGGEVWTREAGLDALELGDEAIVDTATFSLSGRAMRNVRQMVKRIERNGYSCQVRRVGDLTLEEKRQIADAAARWRGTDTERGFSMALGRFGDPGDDACVVVTAHKAPEEDSAQTDDLRAVLHFVPWGPDGISLELMRRDREADPGLNELLIVAALQQVGALGIRRVSLNFAMFRSALARGERIGAGPVLRAWRGLLVFLSRWFQIESLYKFNAKFQPEWEPRFLVYPATRDLPRIGLAAMQAEAFITLGMPRFGRKRQRQGLMPETALLDQAA, encoded by the coding sequence CTGCAGACGCTGCGCACCCAGGCGGCGGCCGTGCCCCGCGCCTGGCTGCCGACCGCGGTCGGGTACGCCTGCCTGCTGATCGGCCTGATCGACATCGGCTGTGCCGTCTTCCCGAAGCTGCGCTTCACCAAGATGCACACCTGGGCCGGCCACCTGCCCGGCGGTGTCACCACGCTGGCCGCCGCCGGCACCCTGATGGTCGGCATGCTGCTGGTGCTGCTGGCGCACGCGCTGCGCCGCCGCAAGGCCCGCGCCTGGCGCGCGGTCTGCGTGCTGCTGCCGGTCGGCGCGCTGCTGCACCTGGTGCGCTGGCACCAGTTCGGGCAGGCGGCGATCTCGCTCGGCCTGCTCGCCGTGATGCTGGTGCACCGCCGCGAGTTCTACGCCAAGGCCGACCCGCGCACCCGCTGGCGCGCGGTGGCCAACTTCCTGGTGCTGGCCGCGGTGTCGGTGGTCCTCGGCATGGTGATCGTCAGCGTCCGCTGGAAGTCCGAGGTCGGCGACCCGTCCTTCTTCACCCGGCTGGAGCACGTCGGCTACGGCCTCTTCGGCTTCGAGGGCCCGATCGACTACACCTCCGACCGGGTCTCCGACCTGGTCGCGTACACCCTCGGCGCGCTCGGCCTGGTCACCGCCTTCACCACCGCCTACCTGGCGCTGCGTCCGGAGAAGCCGGAGCCGGAGCTCACCCCCGAGGACGAGGTCCGGGTCCGCGACCTGCTGGCCCGGCACGGCGAGCGCGACTCGCTGGGCTACTTCGCGCTGCGCCGCGACAAGAGCGTGCTGTTCTCGCCGTCCGGCAAGGCCGCGATCTCCTACCGGGTGGTCTCCGGCGTGATGCTGGCCTCCGGCGACCCGGTCGGCGACGTCGAGGCCTGGCCCGGCGCGATCAAGGTGTTCATGGCGACCGCCCGCGAGCACGCCTGGGTGCCGGCCGTGATGGGCTGCAGCGAGGTCGGCGGCGAGGTGTGGACCCGGGAGGCCGGGCTGGACGCCCTGGAGCTCGGTGACGAGGCGATCGTCGACACCGCGACCTTCTCGCTCTCCGGCCGGGCCATGCGCAACGTCCGCCAGATGGTGAAGCGGATCGAGCGCAACGGCTACTCCTGCCAGGTCCGCCGGGTCGGCGACCTGACCCTGGAGGAGAAGCGGCAGATCGCCGACGCCGCCGCCCGCTGGCGCGGCACCGACACCGAGCGCGGCTTCTCGATGGCGCTCGGCCGCTTCGGCGACCCCGGCGACGACGCCTGCGTGGTGGTCACCGCGCACAAGGCGCCCGAGGAGGACTCGGCGCAGACCGACGACCTGCGCGCGGTGCTGCACTTCGTCCCGTGGGGCCCGGACGGCATCTCGCTGGAGCTGATGCGCCGCGACCGGGAGGCCGACCCCGGCCTGAACGAGCTGCTGATCGTCGCCGCCCTCCAGCAGGTCGGCGCGCTCGGCATCCGCCGGGTCTCGCTGAACTTCGCGATGTTCCGCTCCGCGCTCGCCCGCGGCGAGCGGATCGGCGCCGGTCCGGTGCTGCGGGCCTGGCGCGGGCTGCTGGTCTTCCTCTCGCGCTGGTTCCAGATCGAGTCGCTGTACAAGTTCAACGCCAAGTTCCAGCCCGAGTGGGAGCCGCGCTTCCTGGTCTACCCCGCCACCCGGGACCTGCCGCGGATCGGCTTGGCCGCGATGCAGGCCGAGGCGTTCATCACCCTCGGCATGCCGCGGTTCGGCCGCAAGCGCCAGCGGCAGGGCCTGATGCCGGAGACGGCGCTGCTCGACCAGGCCGCGTAG
- the folP gene encoding dihydropteroate synthase, protein MSSSLPGLPDLDRCAVMGVVNVTPDSFSDGGLWLDPAKAVAHGLDLTARGADLVDVGGESTRPGARRVTEQEELRRVIPVVRELAAAGVVVSVDTMRAAVAEQAVAAGARLVNDVSGGLADPAMAGVVAAAGVPFVVMHWRGQSADMERLAVYGEDVVADVVGELTDRMNALLAAGVKEQQLILDPGLGFAKTSEHNWAVLGRLPALTALGRPVLVAASRKRFLGTLLANPETGEPRPARQRDDATAAVSVLSAQAGAWAVRVHDVAGTADAVRVVAAWQRAAQRG, encoded by the coding sequence ATGAGCTCTTCCCTCCCCGGCCTGCCCGACCTCGACCGCTGCGCCGTGATGGGTGTGGTCAACGTCACGCCCGACTCCTTCTCGGACGGCGGGCTGTGGCTGGACCCGGCGAAGGCCGTCGCGCACGGCCTGGACCTGACCGCCCGGGGGGCCGACCTGGTCGACGTCGGCGGCGAGTCCACCCGGCCCGGCGCACGGCGGGTCACCGAGCAGGAGGAGCTGCGCCGGGTGATCCCGGTGGTCCGGGAGCTCGCCGCGGCCGGCGTGGTGGTCTCGGTGGACACCATGCGGGCGGCTGTCGCCGAGCAGGCCGTCGCGGCCGGCGCCCGGCTGGTCAACGACGTCTCCGGCGGCCTCGCCGACCCGGCGATGGCCGGGGTGGTCGCCGCCGCCGGCGTGCCGTTCGTGGTGATGCACTGGCGCGGCCAGTCCGCCGACATGGAGCGCCTCGCGGTCTACGGCGAGGACGTGGTGGCCGACGTGGTCGGCGAACTCACCGACCGGATGAACGCCCTGCTCGCCGCGGGGGTCAAGGAGCAGCAGCTGATCCTGGACCCGGGCCTGGGCTTCGCCAAGACCTCCGAGCACAACTGGGCGGTGCTCGGCCGGCTCCCCGCGCTCACCGCGCTCGGGCGGCCCGTCCTGGTGGCCGCTTCGCGCAAGCGCTTCCTGGGTACGCTGCTCGCCAACCCGGAAACCGGGGAGCCGCGCCCGGCCCGGCAGCGCGACGACGCCACGGCGGCCGTCTCGGTGCTCTCGGCCCAGGCCGGCGCCTGGGCCGTCCGGGTGCACGACGTCGCCGGCACGGCGGACGCCGTTCGGGTGGTCGCGGCCTGGCAGCGGGCGGCACAGAGGGGGTAG
- a CDS encoding nuclear transport factor 2 family protein: MAEAVSGNDRAAGTEADREAVIAANQAFYEALENGDPEAVESIWLGPEHADDKGGVVCVHPGWPVLRGRAQVTRSYMLIMANTEYIQFFLTDVEVELFGDVALVTCTENILSGGEPEEEGELGPLVGGKVVSSNLFRRTPQGWKLWSHHGSPVLTSGDDDEDDED, from the coding sequence GTGGCAGAGGCAGTCAGCGGCAACGACCGCGCGGCCGGCACCGAGGCCGACCGCGAGGCGGTCATCGCGGCCAACCAGGCCTTCTACGAGGCCCTGGAGAACGGCGACCCGGAAGCCGTCGAGTCGATCTGGCTCGGCCCGGAGCACGCCGACGACAAGGGCGGGGTGGTCTGCGTCCACCCCGGGTGGCCGGTCCTGCGCGGCCGGGCCCAGGTGACCCGGTCGTACATGCTGATCATGGCGAACACCGAGTACATCCAGTTCTTCCTGACCGACGTCGAGGTCGAGCTGTTCGGCGATGTGGCCCTGGTCACCTGCACCGAGAACATCCTCTCCGGCGGCGAGCCCGAGGAGGAGGGCGAACTCGGCCCGCTGGTCGGCGGGAAGGTGGTCTCCAGCAACCTCTTCCGGCGTACCCCGCAGGGGTGGAAGCTCTGGTCGCACCACGGATCGCCGGTGCTGACCAGCGGCGACGACGACGAGGACGACGAGGACTGA
- the folB gene encoding dihydroneopterin aldolase, whose protein sequence is MDRVTLRGLRARGHHGVFERERLEGQTFVVDLVLFLDTRPAAEGDDLSRTAHYGIIAEEATAVIAGDPVDLIETLAQRIADQCLKHEAVQEVEVTVHKPDAPITVPFDDVTITIHRGRA, encoded by the coding sequence CTGGACCGCGTCACCCTGCGGGGCCTGCGGGCCCGAGGCCACCACGGCGTCTTCGAGCGCGAGCGCCTGGAGGGCCAGACCTTCGTGGTCGACCTGGTGCTCTTCCTCGACACCCGGCCCGCCGCCGAGGGCGACGACCTGAGCCGCACCGCGCACTACGGGATCATCGCCGAGGAGGCCACCGCGGTCATCGCCGGCGACCCGGTCGACCTGATCGAGACCCTCGCCCAGCGGATCGCCGACCAGTGCCTGAAGCACGAGGCGGTGCAGGAGGTCGAGGTCACCGTGCACAAGCCGGACGCCCCGATCACCGTCCCCTTCGACGACGTCACCATCACCATCCACCGGGGCCGCGCCTGA
- the folK gene encoding 2-amino-4-hydroxy-6-hydroxymethyldihydropteridine diphosphokinase, which translates to MATSDPTASPTTFDLERRVDTAESTLHTTRHAVVALGSNLGNRLETLQGAVDALADTPGVRVTALSAVYETDAVGGPADQPSYFNAVAVLRTSLPPVDLLERANAVEDAFGRVREVRWGPRTLDVDILDYEGVLSDDPHLLLPHPRAHERAFVLAPWLDADPAAEVPGHGPVAELLKGLGGADGQGVRLRADLQLRLPE; encoded by the coding sequence ATGGCAACCAGTGACCCGACCGCCTCGCCGACCACGTTCGACCTGGAGCGCCGGGTGGACACTGCCGAATCCACCCTGCACACCACCCGGCACGCCGTCGTGGCGCTCGGCTCCAACCTGGGCAACCGCCTGGAGACCCTCCAGGGCGCCGTGGACGCGCTGGCGGACACCCCCGGGGTCCGGGTGACCGCGCTCTCCGCCGTGTACGAGACCGACGCCGTAGGCGGCCCCGCGGACCAGCCGAGCTACTTCAACGCCGTCGCCGTGCTGCGCACCTCCCTGCCGCCGGTCGACCTGCTGGAGCGCGCCAACGCCGTCGAGGACGCCTTCGGCCGGGTCCGCGAGGTCCGCTGGGGCCCGCGCACCCTGGACGTCGACATCCTCGACTACGAGGGCGTCCTCAGCGACGACCCGCACCTGCTGCTGCCGCACCCGCGCGCCCACGAGCGGGCCTTCGTGCTCGCCCCCTGGCTGGACGCCGACCCGGCCGCCGAGGTGCCCGGGCACGGCCCGGTCGCCGAGCTGCTGAAGGGCCTCGGCGGCGCCGACGGGCAGGGCGTGCGGCTGCGCGCCGACCTCCAGCTGCGCCTGCCCGAGTAG
- a CDS encoding DUF3180 domain-containing protein yields the protein MKPIRLRLLLAVTGVTGVLAWGGARLWDSLGTMPGVPAYAPIVLAAVAVVLLAVAISLRARLKAMRERQPGAKRVDPLAAARALVLGQASALVAAVVTGLYGGIGVVLLGQLDVPARRDQAITAGLAVLAGAAVMAVGLWLQHICKLPEDHDDPRRPRGAAPSAR from the coding sequence GTGAAGCCGATCCGTCTCCGTCTGCTGCTGGCCGTCACCGGCGTGACCGGGGTGCTGGCCTGGGGCGGTGCCAGACTCTGGGACTCGCTGGGCACCATGCCCGGCGTGCCCGCGTACGCGCCGATCGTGCTCGCGGCCGTCGCGGTGGTGCTGCTCGCCGTGGCGATCTCGCTGCGGGCCCGGTTGAAGGCGATGCGGGAGCGGCAGCCCGGTGCGAAGCGGGTCGATCCGCTGGCGGCCGCACGGGCCCTGGTGCTCGGCCAGGCCAGCGCCCTGGTGGCCGCCGTGGTGACCGGGCTGTACGGCGGCATCGGCGTCGTCCTGCTCGGCCAGCTCGACGTGCCGGCGCGCCGGGACCAGGCGATCACCGCCGGCCTGGCGGTCCTGGCGGGCGCGGCGGTGATGGCGGTCGGCCTGTGGCTGCAGCACATCTGCAAGCTCCCCGAGGACCACGACGACCCGCGGCGGCCCCGCGGCGCGGCGCCCTCGGCGCGCTGA
- a CDS encoding TerD family protein, with the protein MPVSLSKGGNVSLTKEAPGLTAVTVGLGWDVRTTTGAEFDLDASAIVLNNDGKVYSDRHFVFFNNTATPDNTVVHTGDNRTGEGAGDDEQINVNLAGLPADVTRITFPVSIYDAVTRGQSFGQVRNAYIRVLNAAGGAEIARYDLSEDAATETAMIFGELYRNGEEWKFRAIGQGYASGLVGIAQDFGVNV; encoded by the coding sequence ATGCCAGTGAGCCTCTCCAAGGGTGGCAACGTTTCGCTGACCAAGGAGGCCCCCGGCCTGACCGCGGTCACCGTCGGCCTCGGCTGGGACGTCCGGACCACCACCGGCGCCGAGTTCGACCTGGACGCCAGCGCGATCGTGCTCAACAACGACGGCAAGGTGTACTCCGACCGTCACTTCGTCTTCTTCAACAACACCGCCACGCCGGACAACACCGTCGTCCACACCGGTGACAACCGCACCGGCGAGGGCGCGGGCGACGACGAGCAGATCAACGTCAACCTCGCCGGGCTGCCCGCCGACGTCACCCGGATCACCTTCCCGGTGTCGATCTACGACGCGGTCACCCGCGGCCAGAGCTTCGGCCAGGTCCGCAACGCGTACATCCGCGTGCTGAACGCCGCCGGCGGCGCCGAGATCGCCCGCTACGACCTCTCCGAGGACGCGGCCACCGAGACCGCCATGATCTTCGGCGAGCTCTACCGCAACGGCGAGGAGTGGAAGTTCCGCGCCATCGGCCAGGGCTACGCCTCCGGCCTGGTCGGCATCGCCCAGGACTTCGGCGTCAACGTCTGA
- the arfB gene encoding alternative ribosome rescue aminoacyl-tRNA hydrolase ArfB: MTEPIRVRGSVVVPDAELVWRFSRSSGPGGQHVNTSDTQVELRYDLAASQALPPVWKERALERLAGRLVDGRVLVVRASEHRSQWRNREVAAARLASLLGEATAPPPKARRATKPSRGMVERRLDDKRRRAGLKQTRGRVKDF, from the coding sequence ATGACTGAGCCCATACGCGTGCGGGGGTCGGTGGTCGTCCCTGACGCCGAGCTCGTCTGGCGCTTCTCCCGTTCCTCCGGCCCCGGCGGCCAGCACGTCAACACCTCGGACACCCAGGTCGAGCTGCGGTACGACCTGGCGGCGTCCCAGGCGCTGCCCCCGGTGTGGAAGGAGCGCGCCCTGGAGCGGCTCGCAGGAAGGCTGGTGGACGGGCGGGTGCTGGTCGTCCGGGCCTCGGAGCACCGCTCGCAGTGGCGCAACCGCGAGGTCGCGGCGGCCCGGCTGGCGTCGCTGCTCGGCGAGGCGACCGCCCCGCCGCCGAAGGCCCGGCGGGCCACCAAGCCGAGCCGCGGCATGGTCGAGCGGCGGCTGGACGACAAGCGCCGGCGCGCGGGCCTGAAGCAGACCCGGGGACGGGTCAAGGACTTCTGA
- a CDS encoding flavin reductase family protein codes for MYSSPQPSSAAASATPDEFRAALGQLASGVSLVTCHDPEDGEDVGMTATSFLSVSLEPPLVLVSVREDSRMDELLARTDTWAVSLLGEEHRPLASRFAMKGRLSDRLLFADAPHRRGPHTGAPLITGALATVECRTEQRIPAGDHTLVLGRVLEAHVTGAGTGPLLYFRGAYRQLGS; via the coding sequence GTGTACAGCTCCCCGCAGCCCTCCTCCGCCGCCGCCTCCGCGACACCCGACGAGTTCCGCGCCGCCCTCGGCCAGCTCGCCTCCGGGGTGTCCCTGGTCACCTGTCACGACCCCGAGGACGGCGAGGACGTCGGGATGACGGCGACCTCGTTCCTCTCGGTGTCGCTGGAGCCGCCGCTGGTGCTGGTCTCGGTCCGCGAGGACTCCCGGATGGACGAGCTGCTCGCCCGCACCGACACCTGGGCCGTCTCCCTGCTCGGCGAGGAGCACCGCCCGCTCGCCTCCCGCTTCGCGATGAAGGGCCGGCTCAGCGACCGCCTGCTGTTCGCCGACGCGCCGCACCGCCGCGGCCCGCACACCGGCGCCCCGCTGATCACCGGCGCCCTGGCCACCGTCGAGTGCCGCACCGAGCAGCGGATCCCGGCCGGCGACCACACCCTCGTCCTCGGCCGCGTCCTGGAGGCGCACGTCACCGGGGCCGGCACCGGCCCGCTGCTCTACTTCCGCGGGGCGTACCGGCAGCTGGGGAGCTGA
- a CDS encoding GGDEF domain-containing protein produces MEAESEPYVRLATLRTLHRVVADLNAARSLAGTLQAVVEGAVHGLGFDAAAVSLVRPDGDLVVAAVWEIEESAFGGPAVLLGQVGSRESWERMLSVSDHWGTLRFLPFDRGWAVGTDIPVWTGDGPLPVYSNDWHPQDVLLAPMYSAGGDLLGVLSVDRPRSGKRPGAWTREALEMFSLQASIAIGNARLRAEMQRALARLEKEQQALRASEESFRQAFEYAPSGMAITELHGDAMGQLTRVNDALCRLLGRPRATLRQQRFADLVHPDDLELLRRTSAEGGRAELRLSRRDGGYQWVCLRNSVVADATEGPSFLLTHVEDIEDRKRHELQLAHRASHDALTGLPNGAELRARLGRRLCNLPQPVGGGAPAGEPAYAGHGGHGSHPEHGGHAAPAGPPAMAPQGYQSASYSAHSAYDGLAVPGPSAHGYAGRDDALDRDREAFAAGHVLRYSGSPADHVHAVVPADGPAGELWGRRGGPPPSDKGLAVLFCDLDGFKSVNDRFGHNAGDAVLIEVARRLQQVVREGDTVARMGGDEFVVLADGIGREEAKDLAGRLRNAIIPPMRIDNRAMRVGVSLGIGWAGCGMSIDEVLQAADERMYDEKRARGGAVRGARGERSHRRAG; encoded by the coding sequence ATGGAAGCCGAGTCGGAGCCCTACGTCCGCCTCGCGACCCTCCGCACCTTGCACCGGGTCGTGGCGGACCTCAACGCTGCCCGGAGCCTGGCCGGCACGCTCCAGGCGGTGGTCGAGGGCGCGGTGCACGGGCTCGGGTTCGACGCGGCGGCGGTCAGCCTGGTGCGGCCGGACGGCGACCTGGTGGTGGCGGCGGTCTGGGAGATCGAGGAGAGCGCGTTCGGCGGGCCGGCGGTGCTGCTCGGCCAGGTCGGCTCCCGCGAGTCCTGGGAGCGGATGCTGAGCGTCAGCGACCACTGGGGCACCCTGCGCTTCCTCCCCTTCGACCGGGGCTGGGCGGTGGGCACCGACATCCCGGTGTGGACCGGCGACGGCCCGCTGCCCGTCTACTCCAACGACTGGCACCCGCAGGACGTCCTGCTCGCCCCGATGTACAGCGCCGGCGGCGACCTGCTCGGCGTGCTCTCGGTGGACCGCCCGCGCAGCGGCAAGCGGCCCGGCGCGTGGACCCGCGAGGCGCTGGAGATGTTCTCCCTGCAGGCCTCCATCGCGATCGGCAACGCCCGGCTGCGGGCCGAGATGCAGCGCGCCCTGGCCCGGCTGGAGAAGGAGCAGCAGGCGCTGCGGGCCAGCGAGGAGAGCTTCCGCCAGGCGTTCGAGTACGCGCCCAGCGGGATGGCCATCACCGAGCTGCACGGCGACGCGATGGGCCAGCTGACCCGGGTCAACGACGCGCTCTGCCGGCTGCTCGGCCGCCCCCGCGCCACCCTGCGCCAGCAGCGCTTCGCCGACCTGGTCCACCCCGACGACCTGGAGCTGCTGCGCCGCACCAGCGCCGAGGGCGGCCGCGCGGAGCTGCGGCTGTCCCGCCGGGACGGCGGTTACCAGTGGGTGTGCCTGCGCAACTCGGTGGTGGCCGACGCCACCGAGGGCCCGAGCTTCCTGCTCACCCACGTCGAGGACATCGAGGACCGCAAGCGGCACGAGCTGCAGCTGGCCCACCGGGCCAGCCACGACGCGCTGACCGGCCTGCCGAACGGCGCCGAGCTGCGGGCCCGGCTCGGCCGGCGGCTGTGCAACCTGCCGCAGCCGGTCGGCGGCGGCGCCCCGGCGGGCGAACCGGCGTACGCGGGGCACGGCGGCCACGGGAGCCACCCGGAGCACGGCGGCCACGCCGCCCCCGCCGGCCCGCCCGCGATGGCCCCGCAGGGCTACCAGAGCGCCTCCTACAGCGCGCACAGCGCCTACGACGGTCTGGCGGTGCCCGGACCCTCCGCGCACGGCTACGCGGGCCGTGACGACGCCCTGGACCGCGACCGGGAGGCGTTCGCCGCCGGGCACGTGCTGCGCTACAGCGGCTCCCCGGCCGACCACGTGCACGCGGTGGTCCCGGCGGACGGGCCCGCCGGCGAGCTGTGGGGCCGGCGCGGCGGGCCGCCGCCGTCCGACAAGGGCCTGGCGGTGCTCTTCTGCGACCTCGACGGCTTCAAGTCGGTCAACGACCGCTTCGGCCACAACGCCGGCGACGCGGTGCTGATCGAGGTCGCCCGGCGGCTCCAGCAGGTCGTCCGCGAGGGCGACACGGTGGCCCGGATGGGCGGCGACGAGTTCGTGGTGCTGGCCGACGGCATCGGCCGCGAGGAGGCCAAGGACCTCGCGGGCCGGCTGCGCAACGCGATCATCCCGCCGATGCGGATCGACAACCGGGCGATGCGGGTCGGCGTCAGCCTGGGCATCGGCTGGGCGGGCTGCGGGATGTCCATCGACGAGGTGCTGCAGGCGGCCGACGAGCGCATGTACGACGAGAAGCGGGCGCGTGGAGGAGCGGTGAGGGGCGCGCGGGGGGAGCGTTCACACCGCCGAGCGGGCTAA
- a CDS encoding class II fructose-bisphosphate aldolase: MPLARTSELLADAVAARTGLPAFNVITLEHAEAIATGAEDAGTPVILQISQNAVGFHGGRLLPIARACAEVAAAARVPVSLHLDHVEDLDLLRAAPAAGFSSAMFDASHLPHHENVKATAEAADWAHRHGLHLEAELGRVGGKDGAAPLSAHAPGARTDPDEAAAYVADTGVDALAVAVGSSHAMTARTASLDHGLIGRLAAAVPVPLVLHGSSGVPDGELAAAVAAGMVKINIGTALNLAFTPAVRAHLAGDPAVTDPRKYLDPGRRAMAATVAHLAGVVTSSGRS; the protein is encoded by the coding sequence ATGCCTCTCGCCCGTACCTCCGAGCTGCTCGCCGACGCCGTCGCCGCCCGCACCGGACTGCCCGCCTTCAACGTCATCACCCTGGAGCACGCCGAGGCCATCGCCACCGGCGCCGAGGACGCCGGCACTCCGGTGATCCTCCAGATCAGCCAGAACGCCGTCGGCTTCCACGGCGGCCGGCTGCTGCCGATCGCCCGGGCCTGCGCCGAGGTGGCCGCCGCCGCCCGCGTCCCGGTCTCGCTCCACCTGGACCACGTCGAGGACCTCGACCTGCTGCGGGCCGCGCCCGCCGCCGGCTTCTCCTCCGCGATGTTCGACGCCTCGCACCTACCGCACCACGAGAACGTCAAGGCCACCGCCGAGGCCGCCGACTGGGCGCACCGGCACGGCCTGCACCTGGAGGCCGAGCTGGGCCGGGTCGGCGGCAAGGACGGGGCCGCGCCGCTGTCCGCGCACGCCCCCGGCGCCCGGACCGACCCGGACGAGGCGGCCGCCTACGTCGCCGACACCGGGGTGGACGCGCTGGCCGTCGCGGTCGGCTCCTCGCACGCGATGACCGCGCGCACCGCCTCCCTCGACCACGGCCTGATCGGCCGGCTGGCGGCCGCCGTGCCGGTGCCGCTGGTGCTGCACGGCAGCTCCGGCGTGCCGGACGGCGAGCTGGCCGCGGCGGTCGCCGCCGGCATGGTGAAGATCAACATCGGGACGGCGCTCAACCTGGCCTTCACCCCGGCCGTCCGGGCCCACCTGGCCGGCGACCCGGCCGTCACCGACCCGCGCAAGTACCTCGACCCGGGCCGCCGGGCGATGGCCGCCACGGTGGCCCACCTGGCCGGGGTGGTCACTTCGTCGGGTAGGAGTTGA
- the nagA gene encoding N-acetylglucosamine-6-phosphate deacetylase, producing MTTADRKAFAGARLVLPGGVVEHGRISVEGSRIAGLGGEPEPGDLDLTGYTVVPGFVDLHVHGGGGASYASGIAEEALTAARTHLAHGTTTTIASTVTGEIDEVCRQAAVLSELVEDGVLAGIHFEGPFISHNRCGAHRPDLLRDPDPALVRKLADAARGHAKMFTLAPELPGGLESVRMLSDLGIIAAVGHTDSDYDLTLAAVDAGATVATHLFNAMPGIQHRAPGPIVALLEDERVTVELINDGIHLHPSVLELAYGTAGAERVALITDAMGAAGMGDGLYPLGPLQVRVENGVARLVEGGSIAGSTLTLDVSFQRAVNVLGLSLNQAVTSLSTVPARLLGLSDSIGSLEAGKNADLVVLDSETLDLVAVMRRGEWIVGADRLTRAHAA from the coding sequence GTGACAACCGCGGACCGCAAAGCATTCGCCGGAGCCCGTCTGGTGCTGCCGGGTGGCGTCGTCGAGCACGGCCGGATCTCCGTCGAGGGCTCGCGCATCGCGGGCCTCGGCGGCGAGCCGGAGCCGGGCGACCTCGACCTCACCGGGTACACCGTCGTTCCTGGCTTCGTCGACCTGCACGTGCACGGCGGCGGCGGCGCCTCGTACGCCTCCGGCATCGCCGAGGAGGCGCTCACGGCGGCGCGCACCCACCTCGCGCACGGCACCACCACCACCATCGCCTCCACCGTCACCGGGGAGATCGACGAGGTGTGCCGGCAGGCCGCGGTCCTGTCCGAACTGGTCGAGGACGGGGTGCTGGCGGGCATCCACTTCGAGGGGCCGTTCATCTCGCACAACCGGTGCGGCGCCCACCGCCCCGACCTGCTGCGCGACCCGGACCCGGCGCTGGTGCGCAAGCTCGCCGACGCCGCCCGCGGCCACGCGAAGATGTTCACCCTCGCCCCCGAGCTGCCCGGCGGCCTGGAGTCGGTCCGGATGCTCTCCGACCTCGGCATCATCGCCGCCGTCGGCCACACCGACTCCGACTACGACCTGACGCTCGCCGCGGTCGACGCCGGTGCCACCGTCGCCACCCACCTGTTCAACGCGATGCCGGGCATCCAGCACCGCGCGCCCGGCCCGATCGTCGCCCTGCTGGAGGACGAGCGGGTCACCGTCGAGCTGATCAACGACGGCATCCACCTGCACCCCTCGGTGCTGGAGCTGGCGTACGGCACGGCCGGCGCCGAGCGGGTCGCGCTGATCACCGACGCCATGGGCGCGGCCGGGATGGGCGACGGGCTCTACCCGCTCGGCCCGCTCCAGGTCCGGGTCGAGAACGGCGTCGCGCGGCTGGTCGAGGGCGGCTCCATCGCCGGCTCCACCCTCACCCTCGACGTCTCGTTCCAGCGGGCCGTCAACGTCCTGGGCCTCTCGCTGAACCAGGCCGTCACCTCCCTGTCCACCGTCCCGGCGCGGCTGCTCGGCCTGTCGGACTCCATCGGCTCCCTGGAGGCAGGCAAGAACGCCGACCTCGTCGTGCTCGACTCCGAAACCCTCGACCTCGTCGCGGTGATGCGCCGCGGCGAGTGGATCGTCGGCGCGGACCGCCTCACCAGGGCCCACGCGGCCTGA